The Nonlabens spongiae genome contains a region encoding:
- a CDS encoding aspartate aminotransferase family protein: MSKNDFFKYQAPTTPFAPGIEIEKAEGCTIIDKDGNEYLDLVAGVSALPLGHRHPEVVKAMKDQIDKYLHVMVYGEFSQDPAVQLCKKLADLLPEPLDMTYLVNSGTEAIEASIKLARRATGRSEIVAMKNCYHGNTLGSLSLSDYEERKAPFRPLLPDVKNIKFNCFADINLITHHTAGVILESIQGGAGFIIPDSRWWKALFDRCRKVGALIILDEIQPGMGRTGALFYFQKLGLVPDIVVSGKGLGGGMPISSLTASSEHLKLFASNPMLGHITTFGGNPVIAAAALATLSVIDRDLKSFDVEGKELRFRESLNNQHIVEIRGTGLMLAVILKDDQHTAAIVDRCRENGVLFFLLLFEKRAVRITPPLTISPNEIDHACGVLLEAIDHFYK, from the coding sequence TTGAGCAAAAACGATTTTTTCAAATATCAGGCGCCCACTACTCCATTTGCTCCTGGAATTGAGATAGAAAAAGCTGAAGGCTGCACCATAATAGATAAGGATGGTAATGAATATCTAGATCTAGTTGCCGGTGTCAGTGCCTTACCTCTAGGCCATAGGCATCCTGAAGTAGTGAAGGCCATGAAAGATCAGATAGATAAGTATCTGCATGTAATGGTTTACGGTGAGTTTTCTCAGGATCCGGCTGTTCAACTCTGTAAAAAACTCGCTGACTTATTGCCAGAGCCACTCGACATGACCTATTTAGTCAATAGTGGAACTGAGGCGATTGAAGCCTCTATTAAACTGGCACGACGGGCTACGGGTCGCTCAGAAATCGTAGCCATGAAAAATTGCTATCATGGCAACACACTTGGCTCACTGAGTTTGAGTGATTATGAAGAGCGCAAGGCTCCTTTCAGACCTCTCTTGCCTGATGTAAAAAACATCAAGTTTAATTGCTTTGCAGACATAAATCTAATCACACATCATACAGCTGGTGTTATTTTAGAAAGTATACAGGGTGGTGCTGGTTTCATTATACCGGACTCAAGATGGTGGAAAGCGTTGTTTGACCGTTGTCGTAAGGTGGGAGCGCTCATCATTTTGGATGAAATCCAGCCAGGTATGGGTCGTACTGGTGCATTATTTTATTTTCAGAAATTGGGACTTGTCCCTGACATCGTGGTTTCAGGCAAAGGTCTGGGAGGCGGTATGCCTATCAGTTCTTTGACCGCCTCGAGTGAGCACCTTAAACTTTTTGCATCAAATCCCATGTTAGGCCACATTACAACTTTTGGTGGAAATCCAGTGATTGCCGCAGCTGCCCTAGCGACACTTTCGGTTATAGATCGAGATTTAAAAAGCTTTGATGTTGAGGGTAAAGAATTACGCTTTCGCGAAAGCTTAAACAATCAACACATCGTTGAAATAAGAGGTACCGGTCTGATGCTTGCTGTCATTTTAAAAGACGATCAACATACCGCAGCCATAGTGGATCGATGCAGGGAAAACGGCGTGCTCTTCTTCTTGCTGCTATTTGAAAAGCGCGCGGTTCGCATCACGCCGCCACTCACGATAAGCCCGAACGAGATTGATCACGCCTGTGGGGTCCTTCTGGAAGCTATCGATCACTTCTATAAATAA
- a CDS encoding tetratricopeptide repeat protein has protein sequence MRFELNDDGHPSIVKFESMMDSNQVGFFDSEEFEEIIDYYMEMGKVEKARKAISLAISQHPSSVNLRLFKAELLIFDNKFELAHTLLNELHLLEPNNAEIYIQKANIYSKTENHNKAIRLLELAAEVTEDQSDVFNLIGMEQLFLENYSDAKENFIKCLELDREDYSALYNIMYCFDFLHEDQEAISFLEDYLDKKPYCEVAWHQLGKQYFNLKDYEKALTAYDFAIISNDRFIGAYLEKGKVLEKLKRYNEAIEQYQMTLGLDDPTSFAYLRLGKCFLKLKKADQAIYNFNKCVEEDPLLDKGWLAIVDFYCERLEFQKALGFMNKAIDIDPENAMYWTKFARINLKLNFYEEAEYGYRRAMELGNYEFDLWIDRADILIELGEYRALIVNVEHGLEFYPNNPDLLLRMGVIMLKIGKETEGIYHLQTALKADPSLIKTIFDQFSDIVSSRQLAYLID, from the coding sequence ATGAGATTTGAGCTAAATGACGACGGACATCCCAGTATTGTAAAATTTGAATCCATGATGGATTCCAACCAAGTAGGTTTCTTTGATAGCGAGGAATTTGAAGAAATAATCGACTACTACATGGAAATGGGTAAAGTGGAAAAAGCACGTAAAGCTATTTCACTAGCTATTTCCCAGCACCCTAGTTCGGTCAATTTGCGACTTTTCAAAGCGGAGCTTTTGATTTTTGACAACAAATTTGAACTCGCACACACACTCCTTAACGAGTTGCACTTACTGGAACCCAATAATGCAGAGATATATATTCAAAAAGCAAATATCTACTCAAAGACTGAAAATCATAATAAAGCTATACGCTTACTAGAACTGGCCGCCGAAGTTACTGAAGATCAATCAGACGTGTTTAATCTTATAGGAATGGAACAGCTATTCTTAGAGAACTACTCAGACGCTAAGGAAAATTTCATCAAATGCCTTGAACTGGATCGAGAGGACTATTCTGCTCTATACAATATCATGTATTGTTTTGATTTCTTGCATGAGGATCAAGAGGCTATCTCTTTTCTAGAGGATTATCTGGATAAAAAACCGTATTGCGAGGTTGCCTGGCATCAATTAGGAAAGCAGTATTTTAACCTGAAAGATTATGAAAAAGCTTTAACCGCTTATGATTTTGCCATTATTTCAAACGATCGTTTTATAGGCGCCTACCTTGAGAAGGGAAAAGTGCTGGAAAAATTGAAAAGATATAATGAGGCAATAGAACAATATCAAATGACCTTGGGCTTAGATGACCCTACCAGCTTTGCTTATCTACGATTAGGAAAATGTTTCCTTAAACTTAAAAAGGCAGACCAAGCGATCTATAATTTCAACAAATGTGTTGAAGAAGACCCTTTACTTGATAAAGGATGGCTTGCCATCGTAGATTTTTACTGTGAGCGATTAGAGTTTCAAAAAGCACTAGGCTTCATGAATAAGGCGATAGATATAGATCCAGAAAACGCGATGTACTGGACTAAATTTGCTAGGATCAACCTGAAGCTGAATTTTTATGAGGAAGCTGAATATGGGTATCGACGTGCCATGGAGCTGGGTAATTATGAATTTGATCTGTGGATAGACCGTGCAGATATCTTGATAGAGCTAGGTGAATATAGAGCGCTTATTGTAAATGTAGAGCATGGATTAGAGTTCTATCCAAACAATCCAGATCTACTTTTAAGGATGGGGGTGATTATGCTTAAGATCGGTAAAGAAACGGAGGGTATTTATCATCTTCAAACTGCACTTAAGGCTGATCCATCTCTTATCAAAACGATTTTTGACCAATTTTCAGACATTGTTTCTTCCCGACAACTGGCTTACCTGATAGATTGA
- a CDS encoding tyrosine-protein phosphatase, with amino-acid sequence MFFFSKKEFLIDQFTDGLIDIHNHLLPGLDDGSTSMDTTVEMIELMKACNITNAYVTPHIMEDFYELNTQLIGDRFAQVQIDIENNYSQHKGFMIDHASEYMIDSQFETLLEHRDIKCLFNNYLLCELSYFQKPINLEDILFKMISYGYQPILAHPERYRYLKEEEFIELHKKGFKFQLNLLSLSGFYGSDARQKALYLLENQRYSFVGTDAHKAKHLMSLKDIQLVKKSIKFFEPVLEEHLSTFTV; translated from the coding sequence ATGTTTTTTTTTAGTAAGAAAGAATTTTTAATCGATCAATTCACAGATGGATTAATAGATATTCACAACCACTTATTACCTGGTCTGGATGATGGTTCTACGAGCATGGATACTACCGTAGAAATGATCGAGCTCATGAAAGCCTGTAACATAACAAATGCTTATGTCACGCCCCACATCATGGAGGATTTTTATGAACTCAACACTCAGCTTATAGGAGATAGGTTTGCTCAAGTTCAAATAGATATTGAAAATAATTATAGTCAACACAAGGGGTTTATGATCGATCATGCGAGTGAATACATGATCGACAGTCAATTTGAAACCCTCCTGGAGCATCGTGACATCAAGTGCTTATTTAACAATTATTTACTCTGTGAGCTGTCATATTTCCAGAAGCCTATCAACCTAGAAGATATTCTATTCAAAATGATCAGTTATGGTTACCAACCCATACTCGCTCATCCAGAACGTTATCGGTATTTGAAGGAAGAAGAGTTTATTGAATTACACAAGAAAGGCTTTAAATTTCAACTGAATCTCCTCTCTTTATCTGGATTTTATGGCAGCGATGCTAGGCAAAAGGCTCTCTATTTATTAGAAAATCAACGGTATTCCTTTGTAGGGACAGATGCTCATAAAGCAAAACATTTAATGTCTCTAAAAGATATCCAACTTGTCAAAAAATCAATTAAATTTTTTGAGCCAGTTTTGGAAGAGCATTTATCAACATTCACGGTTTAG